Below is a window of Syntrophomonas wolfei subsp. wolfei str. Goettingen G311 DNA.
CAAGTTTGTTAGCAGCACTGCAAACTGGATTGATACAGCGTCTGGCCAATGCCTCAAACGCCATAGCAGCACCTTGGTCGTAATATTTCAATCCGTTGGTATTGAAAGCCAACGCAGGCAGTCCTGTTCTTTTCGAGATAATATCCGCAAGTGCTTGATAATCAGTGCCGATGACCATTGAAGCCGGGCTGCCAAGAATAGCAACAAAACTTCTTCTTAGAATGCGCACTGAATCCTCAATTTTTTTTAGCAATTTCTCATCGTCCCCAATCACTGCCTCGATCTCTCGCAGTGATGCACTTAAAATCGCAGCCGAACTGCCATACCATCGCGGTTCATCATAGTTGGTGACATTAAATGCACAACCGCCGGCATCATATACAACCACTAACCCACCCAATTCGAACAACACTGCGCATACGCCTGAATAGTCCGGGGCAAAAGGAGGCAATATCTTATACAATCCTTTCATCTATCTTCACCTCTATTATGCTAGTTCTCCAAACCGTACATCAGCTTCTTGATATCCTGAGGATTATCAAACGCCTGACATATTAGCTCTAAAAGGGACTCAATCCCTTTATATCCGTAAAGCTGAGTATCCAAGCGTAGTGGTATAGGTTTGGCGTGCGGGAAAAAATACGCTGCATCCATACCTATGGCTATATCGACTTTAAGGTTATTCTGGAGAAAATCAGTCATGGAGGGATGAGCATTGGTGAATACTACGATATCCGGGGCATGAGTCTTGAGCCAATTAATATGTTCCAGATCAATATCCAGAATCCTATTAGCGATAATATAGGGGACTTTAAAGCCATATTCAATTAAAGCCCGTGCCAGTTCATAAGTACTGTCATTCTCAATTATTTCACCAACCACTACCGTAAGAGGGCCCAGGGTAGCGTAATGACGATCAATTACTTGTCTCGCTTTCTCGCTATACCTATCAGTATCCAACTTCATACCCAGAAACTCTTCCAGTTTTTTATAGGTTCTGTTTATCGTTTCAATACTGTAGGCAGCCGGAGCATAACAGAAGGGAATATCCAAACGCTTTTTCATATACTCTGCGGCCATAAGTCCTCGCGGTTTTATAACAATATTATAGGATGAACAACCCATTTGATAGAACTCTTCCAAAGTTGAGCACTCAGCAATGTGCCTGATTTTTTCGATGCCGGCGGCTGACATGATTTTCTTGAACTCGCTGTCTTTATCCAGGGGAGGAAAACTGCCTATTATATTTATGGCATTATCTTTTTTACTTACGCGGGGAATAAAATCATAGATGGCCTGCTGAATGGTGCGTACGGGGGGCTTACTCCCTTCCATAGCTATCGGATCCATATGACACGCTTTTATCGGGATGTTATGTTTTCTTTCCAACTCCTCAGCAATGGCTTCATAATCAGATCCCAAAAGATCATCTATGCACGAAGCGCAGATCATCATGGCTTTAGGTCGGGGATCAACCTCAGCAAGTATATTAGCAGTCGCAGCAAATATTTTATCCAGATGCTGACCGTTGACTATGTCGGATTCACTCATATGCAGAAAGAAGAGTCGGTTTTTGTAGCCTTTTTGGATGCTGGTAATAGCTCCGTGACGCCCACAACCTGCAGGTGATACCAGTAGCATTACGGCTTCTGGCACTATCGATCCTATACGGGGAATACACCATCCCCCCGCACACGGAAAGCAATACTCAAGGCATCCAGAAGGCTTGACTCTTTTCCGATTGTAAAAGTTATCAATGCCAAGCTCGCAAATAGAAACGCAAAATGGCTCGTTATGCATTACTTACCCCCGCATCATTAACAATATTTGCTGCTATCTTCATAATCATTTGCGAGATATCCAGGTTAGGATCTCCCTCCACCACGGTTTTATTCTGCTGCTCGTACAATTGAATATTGCTGTCACGAGGAATATCGCCTATGACTTTCGTTCCTATTTCTCGTGCGAATTCTTGAACGATATGCTCTTCGCCGTCGATATTGCGCCGATTTAGTATTAGACCTCGCAGTCGGGCATATTTACGTTCAGCAAAACTATCAATTGCGTTTTTAATATTATTGGCAGCAAACAGCGACATTTTTTCTCCAGATGTTACAATAATGACCTCATCTGCATATCCATGCCGTATGGGCATGGCGAATCCTCCACACACGACATCACCCAGAACATCATATAAAACAAAATCTGGTTTATAAATCTCATAGGCATTTAGGTCATCCAAAATATTGAAAGTAGTAATAATGCCCCGGCCAGCACAACCAAGTCCGGGAGTAGGGCCGCCGGTCTCTACGCATGCGATGCCGTTAAAGCCCTCAACCACAATAGCCTCCAACGAGGAACATATTCCATTTCGGGCAAGATAATTCATAACTGGGGTTACGGTCAACCCGTGGGTAAGATTGATAGTTGAATCAGCCTTGGGATCACAACCAATCTGCATTACCCTATAACCCAAAAGAGAAATAGATGCCGATAAAGCACTGGCAATAGTCGATTTGCCGATTCCACCCTTCCCGTAAATAGCAATTTTCTTCATGACAGTTCTCCTCTTAGTTGTATAAAAGTATTTTGGTTTTATTAGTTTAATAAAAGTGAATTATTAAAATTAACTGCCGTTATATGATATTTAAGGATAATAATAAAAGGATTGAATAGTATTCTAAAATGAAAAAACTAGAATAATGTTGATAAAATTGTCGAAAACCGTTATTGATGATAGAATAATATAATAAATAAAATATTATGTCAATTATAATAAATTGTTATATATAAACAAGAATCGGCATTGAGCTGGGTTCCCCAAATAATTAATATTTTATTGGAGTGATTTGTCGTGGCGAAGTTGCTTTTGAAAAACATTAATAAAGTATACGAAAACAAAGTGCATGCAGTCAGAGATTTGAACATTGAGATCCATGATAAAGAGTTCCTAGTCCTTGTAGGACCATCAGGATGTGGTAAAACAACGACTTTAAGAATGATCGCCGGATTAGAAGATATCAGTTCGGGAGAGTTGTATATTGGGGATAGGATGGTTAACAATTTGGAGCCGAAAGACCGTGATATTGCAATGGTATTTCAGAATTATGCCCTATATCCGCATATGAATGTATATGAAAACATTTCTTTTGGCTTGAGGATGCGAAAGATACCGAAAAAAGAAGTTCATGAGATGGTTTTAAATATAGCTGGTATATTGGATATAGAGGATTTATTGACCAGGAAACCTGCTCAACTTTCCGGTGGACAGCGGCAGCGGGTTGCCTTGGGGCGTGCCATAATCAGGGAACCCCAGGTTTTCTTGATGGATGAACCACTTTCCAATCTTGATGCCAAGCTTCGGGTGCAGATGCGTTCGGAGATTATTAAGTTACACAATAAAATAAATACAACTTTTATTTATGTCACCCATGACCAGATTGAGGCAATGACCATGGGTTCCAGAATCGCGATCATGAAAGACGGAATCATTCAGCAGATTGATACACCTATAAACATTTATAACAAGCCCGCCAACACTTTTGTAGCCAGTTTTATCGGCTCACCCCAAATGAATCTATTGGATGCTACAGTCGTTGAACAGGATGGAGAGTTAAAATTAGCCTTTGCCGATGCGGTGCGTTGTATAAATGCGAACCAACAACTGGTTCTTAAGAAAAGTAATTATGTCGGCAAGCAGATTGTTTTCGGCATTCGTGTAGAAAATGTCAGTCTTGAAAGGAAAGGCTATATGCTGCCTTTCAGAGGGTCTGTGGAAGTAATCGAAAGGCCTGGATCTGAAACTTATACTTATATTAGTACACAATTGGGTACTATCGTCAGTAAGATGCCAATCGATACAAATATTAAGATTGATGATAATATTATGGTCTATTTTGATGACAATAAAGGATTTATGTTTGATAAAGAGACGAATTGTATAATTCGATAGAAATGTATCCATTTTAGTTTATCGGTTACAACAATCTTTGCCTAAGACGATTAGGCCAGTGGATAATGAGTTTGCCTTCTGGCGGAGTCAAGATTTTGCTGGTTACTTGCAGCTCTGGAAGATGGCAAGGAGATCCCGGAGACCGGCAAAGAAGACGATTACTCAGATTATCTACCCTCTATTCATAAAATAGGAATGGGGGTGGTTTTTATTTTGCCTAAAAGTCCATCCATAATAGAGCCGTTCCTGCGTTATAGTAGAGCGGCTTTTATCATTTTGCGGTGGGTATTTATCAGGCCCTGTCCTAATAAAGCAGCTTCAACAATAAATCTTTTTCAATTTTGCTCAAGCATGAATTACCCTCCAATTTACATTTTTCCAATGACCGTAATATGTTTATGGTCGACTATTGACGCCAATTTTCGTTTAGGCTACAATCAAATTAATTATAACAGGGAATATAATATATAACAAAATATTATTATATATTCATCCATTAAAATTGGGAAGTTCTAAGTACAGAAGGGGGAATTTTGTTTTATGTTAGACGAATTTATGCAAGGATTTGCCAGTGCCAGAGAAGTGAACCTATTGCGTATAAAAGAGGCCAAGGAGAATGGCAGAAAAGTAGTGGGAATTTATTGCACTTATTGCCCCCAGGAACTAATTTTGGCGGCAGGAGCAATTCCAGTAGGGCTTTGCGGGATGAGTGAGAACCCTATAGCTGCTGCGGAGGAAACTTTGCCGCGCAATCTCTGCCCTTTAATAAAATCTTCTTACGGATTTGCGGCCACTGATACCTGCCCATTCTTTCACTTTTCCGATTTAATCGTTGGGGAAACCACCTGTGACGGTAAAAAGAAGATGTTTGAAATTATGCAGGACTTGAAACCGGTGCACGTTATGCAGCTTCCTCATCTTAATAACACTGAGGCATCATTTGAACTGTGGGTGGAAGAAGTACGGTGCTTGAAAAAACGCCTGGAAAAAGAATTGCAGGTTACCATAAGTGACCAGGATATATGGAGGGCCGTAGAAGTTATCAACCAGGAAAAACAGGCAATTAAGGCCATGTTCGATCTGAATCGAGCTGATCCGCCACCTCTAAGCGGGATGGAGATGCTCACTGCTGCCTGGTCCCGCAGCTTCAGTAGCGATAAAGGGGAGCTGATCGACAACCTGAATGGACTGGTCCGGGAGGTTGCCAATCAGACTAATAACCGGCAAGTAAAGGCGCCAAGGGTACTGCTGACCGGCTGCCCGGTGGGTCTGGGTACGGAAAAAGTTATCCGTCTGAGCGAAGAATTGGGAGCCTATATCGTCGCCATGGAAAACTGCTCCGGCTACAAGACCCTGGAACTGCAGACTGCTACTAATGGCGCGGATCCTATTGTGGCTCTGGCAGAAAAATATATGGCTATACCCTGCTCCTGCATGAGCCCCAATCCCTACCGGCTGAAGTTAATAGATAACATGATCGATGATTTCCGGGTGGATGCGGTTATCGACCTGACCTGGCAGGCTTGTCATACCTATAATATTGAAGCTTTTGAAGTAGGCAAACTGGTGAAGTCCAAGGGACTTCCTTATCTGCACCTTGAAAGTGACTACTCCAATTCGGACCTGGAGAGTCTCAAGGTTCGCATAGAAGCAATGCTGGAGATGGTAGAAAAATGATAGTAATAGGTATTGATATAGGTTCGGTGGCTGCTAAAGGTTATATTATCAGCAGTGGCAACCATCACCGAGCTATGATTCCTACCGGATGGAGCCCCCGCGAGGCAGGGCAGGCGATAATCGACCAACTCCTTGAGGCATCGGGATTAGAGCGGAATCAGGTAGAACAGATATATGTCACAGGTTATGGCCGGGTAGCTTTTGAGCATGCGGATAAAACTGTTACGGAGATCAAATGTCATGCCCGGGGGGTCGCTGAACTCTATCCTGAGATCCGCACCATCATCGATATCGGGGGCCAGGACAGCAAGGTGATCAGCACCGGAGAAAAGGGCCAGGTGTTGGATTTTGCCATGAACGATAAATGTGCTGCGGGAACCGGACGCTTCTTACAGGTTATGGCTACTGCCCTGGGGCTGGATGTCAGTGAACTGGGGGATGCTGAGGATCCTGGCCAGATGCAAACGATCAGCAGTATGTGCACGGTATTTGCTGAATCGGAAATAATCGGGTCGCTGGCTCGGGGTAATCCCAAAGGTGGGATTATCGCCGGGCTGCACCAATCGGTAGGAAAAAGAGTAGCGGCTATGGCACGACGTATGGGGATCAGGGAACAGGTAGCTTTCACCGGCGGGGTGGCAATCAACCCGGGAGTCAAGCGTGCGCTGGAGGAAGAGATCGGAACTAGAATTATTGTACCCGAAGCTTGCCAATACACTGGTGCTCTTGGTGCAGCTTTATTGGCATGGGAAACTCTTAGACGGGATTTGTGAAGATTACCATGGCAACCAGGTTGTTTTCGGAAAGCAATATGCGCTATAGAAGAGGAGGAATTGTAAATGGCTGATTACCAGCAAATGTGGGCCAATCTGGGTATGGACCTGGAGAAACATGACGTTCTGTGTGAGGTTTTACCTGAGGCTTTTGGAGGAGTTTACCTCACCCAGCAAGATCGTCCCAAGGGTATGGACTTCTATGATTTCGTGGTATCCGAGATTCACGGGGTCAGGCCGGCAGAGATGCTTCAACATCAAAAAGAGGGCGGGAAGGTGTTCGGAACCTTCTGCGTATATGTCCCGGATGAGGTGGTCTTTGCCGCTGGCGGAATTGCAGCAGGGCTTTGCGGGGGATCACAGTTCTGGGTATCCGGCGGAGAAAAAGTTCTGCCGGCCAACACCTGTCCGCTTATTAAAGCTTCCGTAGGAGCGAGACTGGATAAAACCTGTCCCTTCTTTCTAATTCCCGACATGTATGTGGCTGAGAATACCTGCGATGGCAAGAAGAAAGCCTGGGAGATACTGGCTGGTGAAGTACCTATGCACATCATCGATATCCCGCAGATGAAACGAGAACGGGATGTCGCTGCCTTTGCAGCTGAAATAAGGGATTTCATCGGAGTGGTAGAAAAAGTCACCGGCAAGAAGATTAACGCCGAATCTCTGGGTGAGGCCATTAAACTGATAAACAACAAACGCAGGGCTTTGCAGCGGGTTTACAATGCCCGAAAAGCTTCACCGGTGCCCATCAGCGGTAAAGACGCTCTCCTGGTTACCCAGATCAACTTCTACGATGATCCCGCACGGGCAGCGCAGATGGCCAATAACCTGGCTGACGAACTGGAGCAACGGATTAATAACGGAACCGGTGTTTTTCCGGAAAACGCCCCGCGTATCATGATAAGTGGGACGCCAATGGCCATACCCAATTGGAAGCTGCATCACATTGTAGAGAGTCTTGGGGCAGCAATCGTGGTGGAAGAATCATGTACCGGCACCCGCTATTTCGAAAACCTGGTTGATGAGACAGCAAGCACTTTGGATGAGCAGATTCGGGCACTGGCCGAAAGATATATGAAAACCAACTGTGCTTGTTTCACACCGAATTCCGCCAGGATAGATGATATAATTCGCCTGGCCGATGAATACAAGGTGGATGGCATTATTGATACTAATCTGCAGTTCTGCAATCTTTATTCTACTGAAAGTTATCTGATCAAACAGGTTATGACCGAGCGTAATCTACCCATAATACACATCGAGACGGATTACAGCGAGCAGGATTTTGAACAGCTTCGAACCAGAGTAGAAGCTTTTCTGGAGATGCTGAGGAAGTAGGTTTTTAAGCTGGATAGTGGTAGCTATGATTGGTATGTATTATTCCCCAATCATCATGCGGGGTTGCGTCTTAAGCAAGAACTTGACGGGCAAGACATCAAAGCCAGGATTTCTCCAACCCCGCGAGAGGCCAGTAAGAGCTGCGGTATTTCCTTGATCGTGGATGAAGGCGACCTTCCGTTGATTAAGCAAATCATTGCGGAAAATAATATTGAGATCCTCAAGATCGTCTCTCTAGCCAGGAAGGAGTGGAAATATCGCAGCACTTGAGCATTCAGGCTTATTAATCTCCACGCAGTTCCGTTGGATTTTTTTCTTAACCGGATTGCCGAACAGGCGGGTAAGCAGGGGTAATTGCTCTATTTCACCATCGTTTATGCGCTGCGTTCTTATCCAGGGGTTTTTGCAGCACCATATCAGAAGGAAATTGCCGGAAGCTGAAAAAAGACATCAGAATATTATTGAGATCCAATTTACATTTTTCCAATGACCGTAATATGCTTATGTCGACCATTGACGCAAATTCTCGTTTAAGCTACAATCATATTAATTATGATGGGGAATATAATACATAATAAATTGTTATTATTAAGGGGGTATGAATTTAAGGAAACTAAAATCGACCCTGGCAATTAACAAGGAATAAGGGCGTTTTAATTAGCTGATGATGGTATTTAGTCGATCGTTGTTTGGTTAAAGGTCAGGAAATCAATATTTAACATGGGGAGGAAAGAGAATTGAAAAAAACCATTTCACTGCTGGTAGTTATTTTATTGATGACAACCCTGATGACTGGGTGTACAAAGCAAACAACTACAACTGATAAAGAAGTTAAAGAGGTTGCTGATTACAAAATTGGAGTAGTTACTCCAACATTGTCAACCAGCGAAGACGAGTTTAGAGCTGCCGATCAAATGGCCAAAAAGTACCCTGACATTGTTAAACATATTACTTTGCCGGAAAATTTCTCTACTGAGATTGAGACAGGCTTAAGTCAAATTACCTCTCTGGCGGATGATCCGAAAATGAAAGCTATCATTGTAATATCTGGACAAGCCGGTTTATTGCCAGCTCTGCAAAAGGTGGAAGAAAAAAGACCGGAAATTATCACTATGACTGCTCCTATATGGGATGATCCCGCCTTGATGTCAAAATATGTAGACATTAACCTGGATACGGACTGGGTAAGAAGAGGCATCACTATTGCCCAAAAGGCTCATGAGATAGGTGACAAAACTATGATTCATTATTCATTCCCTACTCATCTGGCCAAGGAAGTAATCTCCCAAAGAAAAGATGCCATGGAGAAGACTTGCAAAGAATTGGGCATGCAGTGGGTTGAAGTTGTTACTCCCGATCCCCAAACCGGCAACGGCACCGGACCGATGCTTCAATTCCTGAGGGAAGATATTCCCCGGCAAATAGCTAAATATGGGCCGGACACCAATATATTTGGCACTAATTGTCCTATGTATGATGTAATAATTGATGAAGCATTTAAACTAAAGTATACGGTAGTTGAGCAATGCTGCCCGACACCCCTGCAGGCCTACCCAACCGTATTGGGCTTGCAGATTTCAGAAGCCGATGCCTGGAATTTTTCCAAAGTCAATAGTATGATCTCGGAAAAAGCTGCTGCGGCCGGAATGACAGGCAGATTAGGCGGATGGCAAGTGCCGGCCACGGTATTCATGCCCCAGTTTGCAGTTGAGCTGGCCAAGAAAGTGATAGAAGATCCCAGCTTTAATTACAAAGATGTCAATAAGCTGAATCAGTTTGCCAAGGAAGTTATGGGCAGTGAAGTCAGCTTCAGCAAGTTCAAAGCTAAAGCCGATAGTCCTGAGCTTGATAATTACTTTGTTATGATTATGAAAACTATACTATACTAACTGCTAATACCATCGTTCAGGCTGTCTTATTATATATAAAGACAGCCTGACTTCTTTTTTATTATAGTAAACTTTTTATTTATTGAAGTATCGGAGTAATCAATGGAAAACATTTTAGAAATAGTCAATCTAAATAAAAGCTATAATGGTATTCCTGCTTTGAGCAATATTAATTTATCCGTAAAAGCCGGGGAAATACACGGTATTGTAGGGGCTAACGGGTCAGGCAAGACTACCTTGATGAATATTTTGTTTGGGAACCCTATTATTCATGAAACCGG
It encodes the following:
- a CDS encoding nitrogenase component 1, which encodes MPEAVMLLVSPAGCGRHGAITSIQKGYKNRLFFLHMSESDIVNGQHLDKIFAATANILAEVDPRPKAMMICASCIDDLLGSDYEAIAEELERKHNIPIKACHMDPIAMEGSKPPVRTIQQAIYDFIPRVSKKDNAINIIGSFPPLDKDSEFKKIMSAAGIEKIRHIAECSTLEEFYQMGCSSYNIVIKPRGLMAAEYMKKRLDIPFCYAPAAYSIETINRTYKKLEEFLGMKLDTDRYSEKARQVIDRHYATLGPLTVVVGEIIENDSTYELARALIEYGFKVPYIIANRILDIDLEHINWLKTHAPDIVVFTNAHPSMTDFLQNNLKVDIAIGMDAAYFFPHAKPIPLRLDTQLYGYKGIESLLELICQAFDNPQDIKKLMYGLEN
- a CDS encoding AAA family ATPase, whose protein sequence is MKKIAIYGKGGIGKSTIASALSASISLLGYRVMQIGCDPKADSTINLTHGLTVTPVMNYLARNGICSSLEAIVVEGFNGIACVETGGPTPGLGCAGRGIITTFNILDDLNAYEIYKPDFVLYDVLGDVVCGGFAMPIRHGYADEVIIVTSGEKMSLFAANNIKNAIDSFAERKYARLRGLILNRRNIDGEEHIVQEFAREIGTKVIGDIPRDSNIQLYEQQNKTVVEGDPNLDISQMIMKIAANIVNDAGVSNA
- a CDS encoding ABC transporter ATP-binding protein, translating into MAKLLLKNINKVYENKVHAVRDLNIEIHDKEFLVLVGPSGCGKTTTLRMIAGLEDISSGELYIGDRMVNNLEPKDRDIAMVFQNYALYPHMNVYENISFGLRMRKIPKKEVHEMVLNIAGILDIEDLLTRKPAQLSGGQRQRVALGRAIIREPQVFLMDEPLSNLDAKLRVQMRSEIIKLHNKINTTFIYVTHDQIEAMTMGSRIAIMKDGIIQQIDTPINIYNKPANTFVASFIGSPQMNLLDATVVEQDGELKLAFADAVRCINANQQLVLKKSNYVGKQIVFGIRVENVSLERKGYMLPFRGSVEVIERPGSETYTYISTQLGTIVSKMPIDTNIKIDDNIMVYFDDNKGFMFDKETNCIIR
- a CDS encoding double-cubane-cluster-containing anaerobic reductase, with the translated sequence MLDEFMQGFASAREVNLLRIKEAKENGRKVVGIYCTYCPQELILAAGAIPVGLCGMSENPIAAAEETLPRNLCPLIKSSYGFAATDTCPFFHFSDLIVGETTCDGKKKMFEIMQDLKPVHVMQLPHLNNTEASFELWVEEVRCLKKRLEKELQVTISDQDIWRAVEVINQEKQAIKAMFDLNRADPPPLSGMEMLTAAWSRSFSSDKGELIDNLNGLVREVANQTNNRQVKAPRVLLTGCPVGLGTEKVIRLSEELGAYIVAMENCSGYKTLELQTATNGADPIVALAEKYMAIPCSCMSPNPYRLKLIDNMIDDFRVDAVIDLTWQACHTYNIEAFEVGKLVKSKGLPYLHLESDYSNSDLESLKVRIEAMLEMVEK
- a CDS encoding acyl-CoA dehydratase activase, with translation MIVIGIDIGSVAAKGYIISSGNHHRAMIPTGWSPREAGQAIIDQLLEASGLERNQVEQIYVTGYGRVAFEHADKTVTEIKCHARGVAELYPEIRTIIDIGGQDSKVISTGEKGQVLDFAMNDKCAAGTGRFLQVMATALGLDVSELGDAEDPGQMQTISSMCTVFAESEIIGSLARGNPKGGIIAGLHQSVGKRVAAMARRMGIREQVAFTGGVAINPGVKRALEEEIGTRIIVPEACQYTGALGAALLAWETLRRDL
- a CDS encoding double-cubane-cluster-containing anaerobic reductase; the protein is MADYQQMWANLGMDLEKHDVLCEVLPEAFGGVYLTQQDRPKGMDFYDFVVSEIHGVRPAEMLQHQKEGGKVFGTFCVYVPDEVVFAAGGIAAGLCGGSQFWVSGGEKVLPANTCPLIKASVGARLDKTCPFFLIPDMYVAENTCDGKKKAWEILAGEVPMHIIDIPQMKRERDVAAFAAEIRDFIGVVEKVTGKKINAESLGEAIKLINNKRRALQRVYNARKASPVPISGKDALLVTQINFYDDPARAAQMANNLADELEQRINNGTGVFPENAPRIMISGTPMAIPNWKLHHIVESLGAAIVVEESCTGTRYFENLVDETASTLDEQIRALAERYMKTNCACFTPNSARIDDIIRLADEYKVDGIIDTNLQFCNLYSTESYLIKQVMTERNLPIIHIETDYSEQDFEQLRTRVEAFLEMLRK
- a CDS encoding DUF3343 domain-containing protein, encoding MDSGSYDWYVLFPNHHAGLRLKQELDGQDIKARISPTPREASKSCGISLIVDEGDLPLIKQIIAENNIEILKIVSLARKEWKYRST
- a CDS encoding DUF3798 domain-containing protein gives rise to the protein MKKTISLLVVILLMTTLMTGCTKQTTTTDKEVKEVADYKIGVVTPTLSTSEDEFRAADQMAKKYPDIVKHITLPENFSTEIETGLSQITSLADDPKMKAIIVISGQAGLLPALQKVEEKRPEIITMTAPIWDDPALMSKYVDINLDTDWVRRGITIAQKAHEIGDKTMIHYSFPTHLAKEVISQRKDAMEKTCKELGMQWVEVVTPDPQTGNGTGPMLQFLREDIPRQIAKYGPDTNIFGTNCPMYDVIIDEAFKLKYTVVEQCCPTPLQAYPTVLGLQISEADAWNFSKVNSMISEKAAAAGMTGRLGGWQVPATVFMPQFAVELAKKVIEDPSFNYKDVNKLNQFAKEVMGSEVSFSKFKAKADSPELDNYFVMIMKTILY